Genomic window (Paenibacillus sp. 37):
GACGTTTTCTTTCTGTATCCTGATGTCCCGCATCGATATATGCCCATCAGTGATCGTTGGGAGTTGGCTTGGGTCTCGTTTCAGGGGAGAGAGGCCAGCCAGTTATTATCTTATGCGGGAATAACCGGTTCACGCGTGTGCAGACTCAGAACAGCCACGCTGTTACGTGGCCTGGAGCAACTTCTGGTTAGAGGAGAGAATGGGGATACCACGGATTACGCAGATTACGATGTGGAATGCTCCAAACAATTATATGCCCTGCTGCTGGATCTGAAGCCACTGCTCATCGCATCCGCCAATTATAATGATGAACTGGAGCGCTTGAAGCCTGTGCTGCGTTATATCGCAGAGCATCTGGATCGTTCACTTTCGCTGAAGGAACTGGCCGATGTGGCTGTAGTATCTCCCCAATATTTGTGCAGGCTGTTTCAGAAGGCGCTCCATATCAGACCTGTATTTTACGTGAACCAGGAACGGATCAATCGGAGCAAACAACTTATGTTCAGTGAGAGAGAGCTCCGAATATATGAAGTTGCTGATCGAGTGGGTTACGAGAACGCCAGTTATTTCTGTGCGATGTTCAAAAGGCATACAGGCATGAGTCCCGAACGTTTTCGCAAACTGCATGGACTGAATTGAAAGTCTGAATCTTGTTCTTTATTTTGAATTTTGATCTGTTATTCATCCCAATTTCAGTTTTTATTAAGGTTGGGAAGGTAAGATAAGTCTTGTAAACCCCTTCTCGTGTTAAATAGATGTGTGACTGGCCCTATCGGATTGTCCTCCGGTAGGGCACTTTTTTTCTTCATTTCTGCGGTTGGTGGTATGATAGATGAATACATATTGTGTAACCAACTCTAGTGACCGGAGGATGGAATTGTGGATCATAGTCTGCACCCGTTGTTTAAGCCGATTCAGATGAATGGAACGTACCCTAACAGTTATTATGTTGAGAAAATACCTGCTGCCGGTCTGATGGCTTATGTGGCCTGTTATTGGGAATCTGGATCTCTTCCGAACTCGCATGCGGATGTTACTTCGGGTGAAGATCGAGAGCCATCGGTGATGACTGTGCCTGCTCGGGTATTGCCGGATGGTTGCACGGATATGCTGATTACATACGACCCGGTCTGTCAAGAGCACTCCTATGCTTACTGTGGCAATTATACACTGCCGTTCGCTCTACCTGAGCCAACCGTTCATGGTCCTCCTGCTGGAGACTACACCTTTGGTGTCCGGTTCTTCCCGGGTGGAGCGCATGTCTTCCATGGCATGCCTCTGGAGTGGTTTACGGATAAGCGAATTACCCTTCAGGAATGTTGGCCGGAGAAGCTGAACGAGCTTCAGGAACGGATGGCCGAAACGAATAGTTTTGCAGAGCGAGTAGAGGTTATGAATGCGTACTTGAGTCCGTTGCCCTTACAGGCAAGCACATCTGAGAACAATTTGATGAAAAACGTGCTGCACCGCATCTTTATAGATGGGGGACGTATGAGTGTTCAAGAGCTGGCGATGCGTGAAGTGATCAGTGAGCGGCAGTTGCATCGCAAGTTCTCGGAATGGGTCGGAATCAGCCCCAAACGATTCAGTGAGGTGGTTCGTTTTCATCGTGTGCTGAGTGATATTCATCAGGGGAACACGGCAGACTGGGCAATGATTGCCCAGAATCATGGTTTTTTTGACCAAGCCCATCTGATTCGGCAATTTCGCAAGTTTTATGGAGAGACTCCGTTGACGGCAGCCAGAGAACACGGCAGGATGTTGTCCGA
Coding sequences:
- a CDS encoding helix-turn-helix domain-containing protein, whose protein sequence is MDHSLHPLFKPIQMNGTYPNSYYVEKIPAAGLMAYVACYWESGSLPNSHADVTSGEDREPSVMTVPARVLPDGCTDMLITYDPVCQEHSYAYCGNYTLPFALPEPTVHGPPAGDYTFGVRFFPGGAHVFHGMPLEWFTDKRITLQECWPEKLNELQERMAETNSFAERVEVMNAYLSPLPLQASTSENNLMKNVLHRIFIDGGRMSVQELAMREVISERQLHRKFSEWVGISPKRFSEVVRFHRVLSDIHQGNTADWAMIAQNHGFFDQAHLIRQFRKFYGETPLTAAREHGRMLSDLYNRSVAPSVILKS
- a CDS encoding helix-turn-helix transcriptional regulator, with protein sequence MKLTLKKVVYWMDTRIFFGKTEEAARLPIYMTTVGYWEHQYETERPEGFPDYQIHQIISGQGRLIIQDEEYIVGPGDVFFLYPDVPHRYMPISDRWELAWVSFQGREASQLLSYAGITGSRVCRLRTATLLRGLEQLLVRGENGDTTDYADYDVECSKQLYALLLDLKPLLIASANYNDELERLKPVLRYIAEHLDRSLSLKELADVAVVSPQYLCRLFQKALHIRPVFYVNQERINRSKQLMFSERELRIYEVADRVGYENASYFCAMFKRHTGMSPERFRKLHGLN